In one Candidatus Poribacteria bacterium genomic region, the following are encoded:
- the ilvC gene encoding ketol-acid reductoisomerase, with the protein MATIYYDSDADFDLLKERTVAVIGYGSQGRAQALNLKDSGANVVLGLRPGSRSQPAAESEGLTVKSIDEAAAEADIVQILIPDEQHGAVYRNQIEPNLQAGNMVMVSHGFSIHFGQIVPDNDIDVAMIAPKGPGLLVRQVFEEGGGVPCLIAIQQDVTGHARDLALAYARGIGGTRAGVIETTFREETETDLFGEQAVLCGGTTALIKAAFDTLVEAGYQPEMAFFECLHELKLIVDLIYTGGLSKMRNDVSNTAEFGDLTRGPRVIDEGVRERMRTILKEVQNGEFAREWVLENQANQPVLQALRRRESELQIEEVGKDLRSMMSWLEE; encoded by the coding sequence ATGGCAACAATTTATTACGATAGTGATGCAGATTTTGATTTACTCAAAGAACGGACTGTTGCTGTCATCGGCTATGGTAGCCAAGGACGCGCACAGGCGTTGAATCTCAAGGACAGCGGCGCAAATGTTGTCCTCGGGCTGCGACCCGGCAGCCGTTCCCAACCGGCAGCAGAATCAGAAGGATTGACCGTCAAAAGTATCGACGAAGCCGCTGCTGAAGCAGATATTGTCCAGATTCTCATCCCGGATGAACAACATGGAGCAGTATATCGAAATCAGATTGAGCCGAATCTACAGGCAGGCAACATGGTGATGGTTTCGCACGGTTTCAGCATCCATTTCGGTCAGATCGTTCCAGACAATGACATTGACGTGGCGATGATTGCACCGAAGGGACCAGGACTACTCGTGCGACAGGTTTTTGAGGAAGGCGGCGGTGTGCCGTGCCTTATTGCTATCCAACAGGATGTGACGGGACATGCCAGAGACCTCGCACTCGCTTATGCGAGGGGGATTGGCGGCACGCGGGCTGGTGTCATTGAGACAACCTTCCGTGAAGAGACGGAAACCGATCTCTTCGGCGAACAAGCAGTGCTTTGTGGCGGGACTACCGCCCTGATCAAAGCTGCTTTCGATACCCTCGTCGAGGCTGGTTACCAACCTGAAATGGCGTTTTTTGAGTGCTTGCATGAGTTGAAGCTGATTGTTGATCTGATCTACACAGGCGGACTTAGCAAAATGCGCAATGATGTCAGCAACACGGCAGAATTCGGCGATCTCACCCGCGGTCCTCGTGTTATTGATGAGGGGGTCCGAGAGCGTATGCGAACAATTCTTAAAGAGGTACAGAACGGGGAATTTGCACGAGAATGGGTACTAGAAAATCAAGCGAACCAACCTGTACTACAAGCCCTCCGTCGCCGAGAGTCAGAGCTACAGATCGAAGAGGTCGGTAAAGATCTGCGGAGCATGATGAGTTGGCTTGAGGAGTAA
- the ilvN gene encoding acetolactate synthase small subunit: MTEQRHIFSVLVENRFGVLARIAGLFSGRGFNIDSLNVAETDDPDVSHMTIVTHGDAQIIEQIYKHLNKLIDVIKVTDLTVENHVEREIVLIKVYAEPQRRGEILQIVEIFRAHTVDVGPDSLIIEVTGDEGKLKAAIDLLRPYGIQELARTGKIAIMRGIAK, encoded by the coding sequence ATGACTGAACAACGACACATATTTTCCGTGCTTGTCGAAAATCGATTTGGGGTCCTCGCACGAATTGCGGGGTTGTTCAGTGGGCGTGGGTTTAACATTGACAGCCTCAATGTCGCTGAAACCGATGATCCCGACGTTTCACACATGACAATTGTTACACATGGGGACGCGCAGATCATTGAGCAGATTTATAAGCACCTGAACAAACTAATTGATGTAATCAAGGTGACAGATCTCACCGTTGAAAACCACGTCGAGCGGGAGATTGTACTGATTAAGGTCTACGCCGAGCCGCAGCGGCGCGGGGAAATCCTCCAAATTGTGGAGATCTTCCGCGCCCACACGGTTGATGTCGGTCCTGACTCTTTAATCATCGAAGTGACTGGCGACGAAGGGAAGTTGAAAGCAGCGATTGATCTGCTCCGTCCTTACGGTATTCAAGAACTTGCCCGCACCGGTAAAATTGCTATCATGCGTGGCATCGCAAAGTGA
- the ilvB gene encoding biosynthetic-type acetolactate synthase large subunit produces MELSGAKILIESLKQEGVEYIFGVNGGAAMPIFDALYDHPDVKLIMMRHEQGASHAADGYARATGKVGVTLATSGPGATNLVTGIATAYMDSIPMVAITGQVFTHLMGNDAFQECDVIGVTRPVCKHSYLIKSGDEVADVIAEAFHIASTGRPGPVVVDFAKDAQIHESLFRYPEKINIRSYKPKVEGHPRQIAKAVELIHNAERPILYAGGGVTLSNASEELRELAIKTGIPITVTLMGLGAFPETHPLAMEMPGMHGSCCANYAFTDSDLVIAVGARFDDRVTGDLTKFAPNAKKIHIDIDASCIGKNVPIDVPIVGDAKRVLADMNKLVHRVDIEPWMRQINEWKEQYPFEYEQNGDNIMPQYVIEQIYDLYSDAIVVGDVGQHQMWAAQYFKFTEPRQWLNSGGLGTMGFSLPAAIGAQLGCPDKTVVNINGDGSYIMTIQELVPAITMKLPLKIFIINNMYLGMVRQWQELFHQKRYAAVDYHDNPDFALLAEAFGATGIRVERIEDVRPALEKAKGIDDGPVVIDFIVDEEENVFPMVPAGAGLGDVIRGLA; encoded by the coding sequence ATGGAACTATCAGGAGCAAAAATACTGATTGAAAGTCTCAAACAGGAAGGCGTGGAGTATATTTTTGGTGTCAACGGCGGCGCAGCGATGCCAATCTTTGACGCCCTCTACGATCATCCTGATGTTAAGCTGATCATGATGCGACACGAACAAGGTGCGTCACATGCCGCTGATGGCTACGCACGAGCAACAGGTAAGGTTGGCGTTACGCTTGCTACTTCCGGTCCCGGTGCAACAAACCTAGTGACCGGTATCGCAACCGCCTATATGGATTCAATTCCGATGGTAGCAATCACGGGGCAGGTTTTTACCCATCTGATGGGAAACGATGCATTCCAAGAGTGTGATGTGATTGGCGTGACGCGCCCGGTCTGCAAGCACAGCTACTTAATCAAAAGTGGTGATGAAGTTGCCGATGTCATAGCAGAAGCGTTCCATATCGCTAGCACAGGCCGCCCTGGTCCCGTCGTCGTTGATTTCGCTAAAGATGCGCAGATCCACGAATCGTTGTTCCGCTATCCAGAGAAGATCAATATCCGCAGCTACAAACCGAAGGTAGAGGGACACCCACGCCAGATCGCAAAAGCGGTTGAGTTGATTCACAACGCCGAGCGTCCAATACTCTACGCGGGCGGGGGTGTAACGCTTTCCAACGCCTCTGAAGAACTGCGTGAGCTAGCAATAAAAACGGGCATTCCGATTACCGTAACTCTGATGGGCTTGGGTGCATTTCCTGAGACCCATCCGCTGGCAATGGAGATGCCCGGTATGCACGGTTCCTGCTGCGCTAACTATGCGTTTACCGATTCCGATCTGGTCATTGCAGTCGGTGCTCGATTCGATGACCGTGTTACGGGAGACTTGACGAAATTTGCACCGAACGCGAAGAAGATCCATATTGACATTGATGCTTCCTGTATTGGCAAGAATGTTCCTATTGATGTGCCGATTGTGGGTGATGCCAAGCGCGTATTGGCGGACATGAACAAACTGGTACATCGCGTGGATATTGAACCGTGGATGCGCCAAATTAATGAGTGGAAAGAGCAATATCCCTTTGAGTATGAACAAAACGGTGATAACATTATGCCGCAGTATGTAATCGAGCAGATCTACGACCTTTACTCAGACGCGATAGTCGTTGGAGATGTCGGACAGCATCAGATGTGGGCGGCACAATATTTCAAATTCACCGAACCACGTCAATGGTTAAATTCCGGTGGACTCGGCACTATGGGGTTCAGCTTGCCCGCAGCGATCGGCGCACAACTCGGTTGTCCTGACAAAACGGTTGTCAACATCAATGGCGACGGTTCCTACATCATGACAATACAAGAACTTGTCCCTGCCATAACGATGAAGCTCCCGCTCAAGATCTTCATTATCAACAATATGTATCTCGGCATGGTTCGGCAGTGGCAGGAACTCTTCCACCAGAAACGCTATGCCGCTGTTGACTATCACGATAACCCCGATTTCGCACTGCTTGCGGAGGCATTTGGGGCAACAGGAATCCGTGTGGAGCGAATTGAAGATGTCCGTCCGGCATTGGAGAAAGCAAAAGGCATCGACGATGGTCCTGTTGTCATTGACTTTATCGTTGATGAGGAGGAAAATGTGTTCCCAATGGTTCCTGCGGGTGCGGGACTTGGCGACGTGATACGAGGTTTGGCATAA